ACAACGATCACAGCGGCGGAAAACTGATCGTCTCCGACGGCGTTTTCAGCATGGGCGGTGACATTGTCAACTTGCCGGAATTGATCAAATTGAAAAAGAAATACGGCGCGCGCTTGATGATCGACGACGCTCACTCCTGCGGCGTGCTGGGCAAACACGGCAGAGGAACTTCCGAGTATTTTGACATGGAAGACGACGTGGACCTGGTCATGGGAACTTTCAGCAAATCTTTTGCTTCGCTCGGCGGTTTTATCGCCGGAGAAAAGAAGGTCGTGGAATTCATCAAACACACGGCTCGCGCGCTGATTTTTTCCGCGAGTATGCCGCCGTCCGCAGTCGCTACAGTGAGCAAGGCGCTGGACATTCTGAAATCGGAACCGGAACGTCTGGAAAAACTACACTACAATGCGGAGAAAATGCGCAAGGCTTACAATGAGATGGGCTTTAACACCGGGAACTCGCAAACGCCAATCATTCCCATCATCATCGGCGACGACATGAAAACTTTCGGTTTCTGGAAATTACTCTATGAAAACGGGATTTTTTCCAATCCAGTGATCAGCCCGGCCGTCGAGCCCGGCAATGCGCTGCTACGAACAAGCTACATGGCAACGCACACCGAAGAAGAGTTGGATCAGGTGCTTGATATTTTTTACAAATTAGGAAAACAATTTCAATTGATTTAAGTGCTGAAATGCGTTCTTATTCAAAAATTTTTCCCTCACATCTTTTGACACCTGTCTGAAATTAGCGTCATGCAATAAATTTGACGCCCGGGCAGGTGTTTCATTTTCAGCCAAAAGGAGCATGCGCATGAACAATAAGAACATTGAAATCACCAAAGTGCAAAGCAAACGCGATGTGAAGCAGTTTGTTACTTTCCCCTGGAAAATCTACAAAAATGACGCAGTCTGGGTGCCGCCGCTCATTTCACAACAAAAAGAGATGCTGGACAAAGCCAAACATCCTTTTTTCGAACACTCTGACGCTGATTTTTATCTGGCGCGCCGCGGCAAAGAAATTGTCGGCACTGTCGCCACCATCATTAACAACCGCCACAATGAAGTGCACAACGAAAACGTTGGCTTCTTTGGTTTTTTTGAAACGATCGAAGATTACTCGGTAGCAAAGGCGCTGTTAGATCACGTCATGAATTGGGCAAAAGAAAAGAAATTTGACGCGG
This is a stretch of genomic DNA from Calditrichota bacterium. It encodes these proteins:
- a CDS encoding aminotransferase class I/II-fold pyridoxal phosphate-dependent enzyme, whose protein sequence is MDLFEKAYRDSRAEDAKAEGYYPYFKAIQSGAGSTVMIDGKKFIMIGSNNYLGLTQDPRIKKAAVDAMEKFGSGCTGSRFLNGTLILHEELEAKLADFMRKEAALVFSTGFQTNQGTISSIVGKSDLIFGDKENHASIVDGCRLSFGKNYKYRHNDAADLERLLKMHNDHSGGKLIVSDGVFSMGGDIVNLPELIKLKKKYGARLMIDDAHSCGVLGKHGRGTSEYFDMEDDVDLVMGTFSKSFASLGGFIAGEKKVVEFIKHTARALIFSASMPPSAVATVSKALDILKSEPERLEKLHYNAEKMRKAYNEMGFNTGNSQTPIIPIIIGDDMKTFGFWKLLYENGIFSNPVISPAVEPGNALLRTSYMATHTEEELDQVLDIFYKLGKQFQLI
- a CDS encoding GNAT family N-acetyltransferase, which encodes MNNKNIEITKVQSKRDVKQFVTFPWKIYKNDAVWVPPLISQQKEMLDKAKHPFFEHSDADFYLARRGKEIVGTVATIINNRHNEVHNENVGFFGFFETIEDYSVAKALLDHVMNWAKEKKFDAVKGPESFSQNEVCGLLIDGFDTPPVILMAHNPPYYQDFIEKYGFTKAMDLWAWYMDANN